One stretch of Salvelinus sp. IW2-2015 unplaced genomic scaffold, ASM291031v2 Un_scaffold16484, whole genome shotgun sequence DNA includes these proteins:
- the LOC139027472 gene encoding octapeptide-repeat protein T2-like: MLSWAGEEKAGPAEREAGAEKEQQAGWKERRGRAERRSRGRAGLERRGRAELGLRDEERQGLERRAEAEGCRLEGREQKLEEEQSRGKLDEKSKPRGSRLRESRARGAGLEGEETEGGKLERRAEQREAGAERRGEQRAGAGREQE, translated from the coding sequence ATGCTGAGCTGGGCTGGAGAGGAGAAGGCAGGGCcggctgagagagaggcaggggctgAGAAAGAGCAACAAGCAGgctggaaagagaggagaggcagagctgagagaagaagcagagggagggcaggactggagaggagaggcagggctGAGCTGGGgctgagagatgaggagaggcaggggctggagagaagagcagaagcaGAGGGATGCAGGCTAGAAGGAAGAGAGCAGAAGCTAGaagaagagcagagcagagggaagcTGGATGAGAAAAGCAAGCCGAGGGgaagcaggctgagagagagcagagcaaggggagcagggctggagggagaggagacagagggagggaagctggagagaagagcagagcagagggaggcaggggctgagaggagaggagagcagagagcaggggcTGGAAGGGAGCAGGAGTag